From a region of the Sander lucioperca isolate FBNREF2018 chromosome 8, SLUC_FBN_1.2, whole genome shotgun sequence genome:
- the si:ch211-45c16.2 gene encoding mitogen-activated protein kinase kinase kinase 13 translates to MHMHDTMGSSPEVLSWTSCPSLLVGKLKEELKLTVVGDTMKKSNLPNSQPQPPQAPPTNLPPQIITDLAPLTQLPVPLQAPGQDEDSMLVGITPPNTALSVDSTRSEGGHFDNSVLQLQEQDHEEAGSPASCEHGGCGSGMEEQMGEGECPMHHNVEGRQSHPHHPDDIKLHFHRAGPGSGGFLEGLFGCLRPVWNIIGKTYSTEYKLQQQDMWEVPFEEISELQWLGSGAQGAVFLGKFRSEEVAIKKVREQKETDIKHLRKLKHPNIISFKGVCTQAPCYCIIMEYCAQGQLYEVLRAGRKVTPRMLVDWASGIASGMNYLHLHKIIHRDLKSPNVLVTHNDTVKISDFGTSKELSDKSTKMSFAGTVAWMAPEVIRNEPVSEKVDIWSFGVVLWELLTGEIPYKDVDSSAIIWGVGSNSLHLPVPSTCPDGFKILMKQTWQSKPRNRPSFRQILLHLDIASADVLGAPQETYFKSQAEWREEVKKHFEKIKSEGTCIHRLDEELIRRRRDELRHALDIREHYERKLERANNLYMELSAIMLQLEVREKELMKREQAVEKKYPGTYKRHLVRPIVRSNAVEKLIKKKGSMSHKPGMPPTKRPDLLRSDGIPSLDPLPSPSPLSASPKVSTPPGKARYRSKPRHRRANSKGSHSEFPGVLKPLSGALEDTQSLQEQPFLHHHHHHPPTEGPFLPLKGREEAVVNCANNLRYFGPAAPLRSPQTDHMQRRVSGSSPDIISTAVDADTRQRTSSTSSNPVPGAGAGSLCPCCQAHPFPGCLHCQETPPASSHPELPHYSLLNTQESTTSSLGAPSKDPASDREATKKAQPQEQEASQRTHTLLTALPRTLRPLRKGGDESSEEEEGEVDSEVEFPRRQRPHRCMSSFQSYSTFSSENLSVSDGEEGNTSDHSHSGPLERMSTSQEEHLDELLSHTPEIPIDISTQSDGLSDKECAVRRVKTQISLGKLCSDEHSYENPLQFRDSDCDTSEAECSDATIRNNKIGAPSSW, encoded by the exons ATGCACATGCACGACACCATGGGTAGCTCCCCCGAGGTGCTCTCATGGACTTCCTGCCCCAGTCTGCTGGTGGGCAAGCTGAAGGAGGAGCTCAAACTCACCGTGGTTGGGGACACCATGAAGAAATCAAACTTGCCCAACTCCCAACCTCAGCCTCCTCAGGCCCCTCCGACCAATTTACCACCTCAGATTATCACAGACCTGGCTCCGCTGACACAACTGCCCGTTCCCCTGCAGGCGCCCGGCCAGGACGAAGACTCAATGCTGGTGGGTATAACTCCCCCAAACACAGCCTTGAGTGTGGACTCAACACGGAGCGAGGGTGGGCACTTTGACAACAGCGTGCTTCAGCTGCAGGAGCAGGACCATGAGGAAGCCGGATCGCCAGCCTCTTGTGAGCACGGCGGGTGTGGCAGTGGTATGGAGGAGCAGATGGGAGAAGGGGAATGCCCCATGCACCACAATGTAGAGGGGAGGCAGAGCCACCCCCATCACCCTGATGACATCAAGCTGCACTTCCACAGAGCGGGGCCTGGGTCGGGTGGGTTCTTAGAAGGGCTGTTTGGCTGTCTTCGGCCTGTCTGGAATATCATAGGGAAGACATACTCAACAGAATACAAGCTACAACAGCAAG ACATGTGGGAGGTTCCATTTGAGGAGATTTCGGAGTTGCAGTGGCTGGGCAGCGGTGCTCAGGGAGCTGTCTTCTTGGGCAAGTTCCGCTCTGAGGAGGTGGCCATCAAGAAGGTGCGTGAGCAGAAGGAGACAGACATTAAACATCTGCGAAAACTCAAGCATCCAAATATCATCAGCTTCAA AGGTGTGTGCACCCAGGCGCCTTGTTACTGCATCATCATGGAGTACTGTGCACAGGGCCAGCTGTATGAGGTGCTGAGGGCGGGGAGGAAAGTGACCCCCAGGATGCTGGTGGATTGGGCCTCAGGCATCGCCAGCGGCATGAACTACCTACACCTGCACAAGATCATCCACAGAGATCTTAAGTCTCCCAA tGTTTTGGTGACCCACAACGACACTGTGAAAATCTCCGACTTTGGAACGTCCAAAGAGCTCAGTGACAAAAGTACAAAGATGTCATTTGCAGGTACGGTGGCCTGGATGGCCCCAGAAGTGATAAGAAATGAGCCTGTGTCTGAGAAGGTAGACATCTG gtcatttggagttgtgttgtGGGAACTTCTGACCGGAGAGATTCCCTACAAAGACGTGGACTCCTCGGCCATCATTTGGGGTGTTGGGAGCAACAGTCTTCACCTTCCTGTCCCCTCCACCTGCCCGGACGGCTTCAAAATACTCATGAAACAAACATG GCAAAGCAAGCCCAGGAATAGGCCTTCGTTTCGTCAGATCCTCCTACACCTCGACATTGCCTCCGCTGATGTCCTGGGAGCTCCTCAGGAAACCTACTTCAAGTCTCAG GCAGAATGGAGGGAGGAagtgaaaaaacattttgagaaGATCAAAAGTGAAGGCACCTGTATCCACAGGCTGGACGAGGAGCTGATCCGACGCAGGCGGGATGAACTCAG ACACGCACTGGACATCCGGGAGCACTATGAGAGGAAGCTGGAGAGAGCCAACAACCTCTACATGGAACTCAGTGCCATCATGCTGCAGCTGGAGGTCCGAGAAAAGGAACTAATGAA GAGAGAGCAGGCAGTGGAGAAGAAATATCCCGGGACCTATAAGCGCCACCTGGTCAGACCCATCGTCAGGTCCAACGCTGTAGAGAAGCTCATCAAGAAGAAAGGAAGCATGTCCCACAAACCTGGGATGCCCCCCACTAAAAG GCCAGACTTGCTTCGTTCTGATGGCATCCCCAGCCTCGaccctctcccctccccctcacCTCTATCAGCCAGCCCAAAGGTCTCCACGCCTCCTGGCAAAGCCCGCTACCGAAGCAAGCCTCGTCACCGCCGGGCCAACAGTAAAGGAAGCCATAGCGAGTTCCCCGGGGTGCTGAAGCCTCTTTCTGGGGCATTAGAGGACACTCAGTCTCTCCAGGAGCAGCCGTTcctccatcaccaccaccaccatccaCCAACCGAGGGGCCCTTCCTCCCCTTGAAGGGCCGCGAGGAGGCCGTTGTCAACTGTGCCAACAACCTGCGCTACTTCGGCCCCGCTGCTCCCCTCCGTAGCCCTCAGACAGACCACATGCAGCGTCGCGTTTCTGGCTCCAGCCCTGACATCATATCCACTGCTGTGGATGCAGACACGCGACAGCGGACTTCATCCACCAGCTCCAATCCTGTTCCAGGTGCTGGTGCTGGTTCTTTGTGTCCCTGCTGCCAGGCTCACCCCTTCCCTGGCTGCCTACACTGTCAGGAGACCCCTCCTGCATCAAGCCACCCAGAGTTGCCCCACTACTCCCTGCTCAACACCCAGGAGAGCACCACTTCTTCTTTAGGGGCTCCCAGCAAAGATCCAGCCTCAGACAGAGAGGCCACAAAGAAGGCTCAGCCACAGGAACAAGAGGCATCCCAACGCACTCACACCCTGCTCACTGCACTGCCTCGTACTCTCAGACCTCTCAGGAAG GGTGGCGATGAGTCctctgaagaggaagagggggaaGTTGATAGTGAAGTGGAGTTTCCAAGGAGACAGAG ACCTCATCGCTGTATGAGCAGCTTCCAGTCCTACTCCACCTTCAGCTCAGAGAACCTGTCGGTGTCTGACGGAGAGGAGGGAAACACCAGCGACCACTCCCACAGCGGGCCCCTGGAGAGGATGAGTACCAGTCAGGAGGAACACCTGGATGAGCTGCTGTCGCACACACCGGAAATCCCAATCGACATCTCCACCCAGTCAGACGGCCTCTCTGACAAGGAGTGCGCCGTCCGCAGGGTAAAGACCCAGATCTCACTGGGAAAACTATGCTCCGACGAACACAGCTACGAG AATCCACTACAGTTTAGGGATTCAGACTGTGATACGTCAGAAGCAGAGTGCTCCGATGCCACCATTAGAAACAACAAAATCGGGGCTCCTTCCTCGTGGTGA